A single region of the Kwoniella botswanensis chromosome 1, complete sequence genome encodes:
- a CDS encoding beta-tubulin produces the protein MTRSVREIVHLQTGQCGNQIGAKFWEVVSEEHGIQADGSYKGTTDIQLERINVYYNEAGSGKYVPRAVLIDLEPGTMDSIRGGPLGSLFRPDNFVFGQSGAGNNWAKGHYTEGAELIDSVLDVVRREAEGCDCLQGFQITHSLGGGTGAGMGTLLISKIREEFPDRMMCTFSVVPSPKVSDTVVEPYNATLSVHQLVENSDETFCIDNEALYDICMRTLKLNTPTYGDLNHLVSVVMSGVTTCLRFPGQLNSDLRKLAVNMVPFPRLHFFMVGFAPLTARGSASYRAVTVPELTQQMFDAKNMMAASDPRHGRYLTVACYYRGKVSMKEIEDQIQAVQTKNSAYFVEWIPGNISAAQCDIPPRNLKMSSTFICNSTSIQSLFKRIGEQFSAMYRRKAYVHWYTGEGMDELEFSEAESNLQDLVSEYLQYQEAGADDELYGDEEIPIEEEEV, from the exons ATGACTCGTTCAGTGCGGGAAATCGTTCACCTTCAAACCGGTCAATGTGGTAACCAAATCGGTGCCAAGTTCTG GGAGGTCGTCTCCGAAGAACACGGTATCCAAGCCGATGGTTCATACAAAGGTACCACCGATATCCAACTTGAACGTATCAACGTCTACTACAATGAAGCCGGTTCTGGTAAATACGTGCCCAGAGCGGTCCTCATCGACTTGGAGCCTGGTACAATGGACTCTATCAGAGGTGGTCCATTAGGTAGTTTGTTCCGACCTGACAACTT TGTCTTCGGTCAAAGTGGTGCTGGTAACAATTGGGCTAAGGGTCACTACACTGAGGGTGCTGAGCTCATCGACTCGGTCCTTGATGTCGTAAGACGAGAGGCTGAGGGATGTGACTGTCTTCAAGGTTTCCAAATCACCCACTCCCTTGGTGGTGGTACTGGTGCCGGTATGGGTACTCTCTTGATCTCTAAGATCCGAGAGGAATTCCCCGATCGAATGATGTGTACCTTCTCCGTCGTTCCTTCTCCTAAG GTCTCCGACACCGTCGTCGAACCTTACAACGCTACTCTCTCCGTTCACCAATTGGTTGAGAACTCCGACGAGACCTTCTGTATCGATAATGAAGCTCTTTACGATATCTGTATGAGAACTCTCAAACTCAACACCCCCACTTACGGTGATTTGAACCACCTCGTCTCAGTCGTCATGTCAGGTGTTACCACCTGTCTTCGATTCCCAGGTCAATTGAACTCCGATTTGAGAAAATTGGCCGTCAACATGGTTCCTTTCCCTCGTCTTCATTTCTTCATGGTTGGTTTCGCCCCTCTTACCGCCAGAGGTTCAGCTTCTTACAGGGCTGTCACCGTTCCTGAACTCACTCAACAAATGTTCGATGCTAAGAACATGATGGCTGCTTCCGATCCTCGACACGGT CGATACCTTACCGTTGCTTGTTACTACCGAGGTAAGGTCTCAATGAAGGAGATCGAAGACCAAATCCAAGCTGTTCAAACCAAGAACTCTGCCTACTTTGTTGAATGGATCCCCGGAAACATCTCTGCTGCTCAGTG TGACATCCCTCCCCGAAACCTCAAGATGTCCTCCACCTTTATCTGCAACTCCACTTCCATCCAATCCCTCTTCAAGCGAATTGGAGAACAGTTCTCTGCGATGTACCGAAGAAAGGCCTACGTCCACTGGTACACTGGAGAAGGTATGGACGAGCTCGAATTC TCCGAAGCCGAGTCCAACTTGCAAGATCTCGTTTCCGAATACTTGCAATACCAAGAAGCAGGTGCCGATGATGAGCTTTACGGTGATGAGGAAATCcccatcgaagaagaagaggtataa